One Echinicola strongylocentroti DNA window includes the following coding sequences:
- a CDS encoding glycoside hydrolase family 3 N-terminal domain-containing protein gives MASAVRPAAHWGMVFFQLSFGFDNKEIDNYGDPLRTRDYVAQKKWVDSVFNRLTFEERLGQLFMVAAYSNQGEAHKKKIAKLIREEQLGGLIFFQGGPVRQAHLTNYYQSIAKTPLMIAMDAEWGVSMRLDSVLKFPKQMTLGAIRDDELIYDMGTEIARQFKELGMHINFAPVVDVNSNPNNPVIGYRAFGEQKEKVAKKAVAYMKGLQDHGVMANAKHFPGHGDTDSDSHYTTPVINNSKEQIQDVDLYPYRQLIKENLMSVMVAHLHIPSLGTTSGKPTTLTPAVVNDLLKKDMGFEGLVFTDALNMRGVSNLHAPGEVDLLALLAGNDVLLYAEDVPKSKRLILQAVADGRISKEQIDTRVKKILKAKYWAGLNKPQHVDTEKLVERLSTYETSALVERLYAGAMTMTANKGGFLPIRNQDLLKMASITLGDGGGTFQQYLDKFGKFKHYRLARNSNNQSYRALEQNLKEYNTIVVGVTDVSNSPRRNFGIKQEDMYFIKNLSEKYNVITVLFGNAYAAKYLDGLPNVLVAYEENEYTEKLAPQVIFGARGVDGALPATVSPALPAGISVPAQSKDRLGYSQPENEGMDSRTLNAIDDVVGQAIRGKSTPGASVLVAKNGKVVFERGYGYLDYSKTATVTPETVYDLASITKVMATTQTVMFLASRGMLDMNDPVVRYLPELKGTNKANLKLKDIMAHEAGLTPWIPHYTKTISSGRWDPSFYHSQKNAGYTIQVTDKMYAMDALPDSVWKWTVESPLRRKSSKGYGYKYSDLTMYIMQRVVERILNQPINDFLDQNFYHPLGLYTLTYQPLEKYEVDRIAPTENDVVFRHELIRGFVHDPGAAMYGGVAGHAGLFGTAHDLAVMMQMMLQEGQYGGINLLDAKTVKEFTKRQSNQSRRGWGWDKPDPEPGEGGPAGKLASKSSFGHTGFTGTAVWADPDEELIYVFLSNRVYPNASNNSLLREHVRTEIHDIIYQAIRE, from the coding sequence TTGGCGAGTGCTGTTCGTCCTGCTGCTCATTGGGGGATGGTCTTTTTTCAACTATCTTTTGGGTTTGACAACAAAGAGATCGATAATTATGGTGATCCCCTTAGGACCAGGGATTATGTGGCGCAGAAAAAGTGGGTGGATAGTGTTTTTAACAGGCTGACATTCGAAGAGCGCTTGGGGCAGCTGTTCATGGTGGCAGCATACTCCAATCAAGGTGAGGCACATAAGAAAAAAATAGCGAAGCTCATCCGTGAGGAGCAGCTCGGAGGTTTGATTTTCTTTCAGGGCGGTCCTGTAAGACAAGCCCATTTGACCAATTATTACCAATCCATCGCCAAAACACCGCTGATGATCGCCATGGATGCCGAATGGGGCGTCAGCATGCGGCTGGACAGTGTGCTGAAGTTTCCCAAACAAATGACCTTGGGGGCCATCAGAGATGATGAGTTGATATATGATATGGGCACGGAGATCGCCCGTCAGTTTAAGGAACTGGGAATGCACATCAATTTTGCCCCCGTCGTGGACGTCAACTCCAATCCCAATAACCCCGTAATCGGTTACCGGGCATTTGGAGAGCAAAAGGAAAAGGTGGCCAAAAAGGCCGTTGCCTATATGAAGGGACTCCAAGACCACGGGGTGATGGCCAATGCCAAGCATTTTCCGGGCCATGGCGATACCGATTCGGACTCCCACTATACCACGCCGGTCATCAATAATTCAAAGGAGCAAATTCAAGACGTTGACTTATACCCTTACCGTCAGCTGATCAAAGAAAACCTGATGAGTGTGATGGTGGCCCACCTGCATATTCCCAGCTTGGGCACTACTTCCGGTAAACCGACTACCCTAACACCTGCCGTGGTCAATGACTTGCTCAAAAAGGACATGGGTTTTGAAGGATTGGTGTTTACCGATGCCTTGAACATGAGAGGAGTGAGTAATTTGCATGCGCCGGGAGAGGTGGACCTTCTCGCACTCCTGGCCGGGAATGACGTGCTGCTCTATGCAGAGGATGTCCCCAAGTCCAAGCGGCTGATCCTACAAGCGGTAGCCGATGGCCGGATATCCAAGGAACAAATAGACACCCGCGTCAAAAAAATCCTTAAGGCCAAATATTGGGCAGGCTTGAACAAGCCGCAGCATGTCGATACCGAAAAACTCGTGGAGCGACTCAGTACCTACGAAACTTCCGCACTGGTGGAGCGACTCTATGCCGGGGCGATGACCATGACAGCTAACAAAGGAGGGTTTTTGCCTATCCGCAACCAAGACCTGCTGAAGATGGCCTCTATCACACTGGGGGACGGTGGAGGGACTTTCCAGCAATACCTCGATAAATTTGGGAAGTTTAAACATTACAGGCTCGCCAGAAATAGCAATAACCAGTCTTACCGTGCCCTCGAGCAAAACCTCAAGGAGTACAATACCATAGTAGTGGGCGTTACTGACGTAAGCAATAGCCCGAGACGAAATTTTGGCATCAAGCAAGAGGACATGTACTTTATCAAAAACCTGAGCGAAAAGTACAACGTCATCACCGTTCTGTTCGGAAATGCCTATGCGGCAAAATACCTCGACGGCCTGCCCAATGTGTTGGTGGCCTATGAAGAAAATGAATATACCGAAAAGCTGGCGCCACAAGTGATCTTTGGCGCCCGGGGTGTGGATGGAGCTTTGCCTGCGACCGTAAGCCCAGCCCTGCCTGCGGGGATTTCAGTGCCCGCCCAGTCCAAAGACCGCTTAGGATATAGCCAGCCCGAAAATGAAGGAATGGACAGTCGTACGCTGAATGCCATCGATGATGTGGTCGGACAGGCCATTCGGGGTAAATCCACTCCTGGAGCTAGTGTGCTAGTGGCCAAGAATGGCAAAGTGGTCTTTGAGAGAGGTTATGGCTATTTGGATTATAGTAAGACGGCGACAGTCACTCCTGAGACAGTGTACGACTTGGCATCGATCACCAAGGTGATGGCCACTACTCAGACGGTGATGTTTTTAGCAAGCCGGGGGATGCTCGACATGAATGACCCAGTAGTACGCTATCTTCCCGAACTGAAAGGTACCAACAAGGCCAATCTTAAGCTCAAGGACATTATGGCGCACGAGGCAGGCTTGACGCCATGGATACCACACTACACCAAGACCATTTCATCAGGAAGGTGGGATCCCTCGTTTTATCATTCACAAAAAAATGCCGGATATACTATACAGGTGACCGACAAGATGTATGCAATGGATGCCTTGCCCGACAGTGTGTGGAAATGGACGGTCGAATCTCCCCTCCGGAGAAAATCCTCCAAGGGATATGGCTATAAGTATTCGGACCTGACCATGTATATCATGCAGCGCGTAGTGGAGCGAATCCTTAACCAGCCCATAAATGATTTTTTGGATCAGAATTTTTACCATCCATTGGGGCTTTATACACTTACCTACCAGCCTTTGGAAAAGTACGAGGTGGACAGGATCGCTCCTACGGAGAATGACGTGGTCTTTAGGCATGAGCTTATTCGGGGGTTTGTTCATGATCCTGGAGCGGCCATGTACGGTGGTGTGGCTGGTCATGCGGGGCTGTTTGGGACAGCACATGACCTTGCGGTGATGATGCAGATGATGTTGCAGGAAGGACAGTATGGAGGGATAAACCTATTGGATGCCAAAACCGTTAAAGAGTTTACCAAGAGACAGTCCAATCAAAGCCGTAGAGGATGGGGCTGGGATAAGCCTGATCCCGAGCCGGGAGAAGGCGGGCCAGCAGGCAAATTGGCCTCCAAAAGTAGCTTTGGGCACACAGGTTTTACGGGGACAGCCGTGTGGGCAGATCCCGATGAGGAGTTGATCTACGTCTTTCTGTCCAATAGGGTGTATCCCAATGCCAGTAATAATTCGCTGTTGAGAGAGCATGTGCGAACGGAAATCCACGATATTATTTATCAGGCTATTCGCGAATAA
- the mutL gene encoding DNA mismatch repair endonuclease MutL encodes MSDIIQLLPDAIANQIAAGEVVQRPSSALKELLENAIDAGATDIQVVIKEAGKILIQVIDNGKGMSLTDARMCFERHATSKIRSSEDLFAIRTFGFRGEAMASIAAVAQVELKTRAMGEELGTLICIEGSEVKKQEPVVCPEGTSISVKNLFFNVPARRNFLKSNPVEMKHIVEEFQRVALANPEVSFSLMHNDMELFKLSSGKLSQRIVGIFGKNYQSQLVACEEDTPHVTIKGYVGKPENAKKSRGEQYFFVNNRYIKSNYLNHAVTNAFDGLMASDQHPFYVLFLELDPSHIDINVHPTKTEIKFDDERTIYSVVRAGVKQALGAHNVVPTLDFSLDVNFTENWKNDEVRKDEVSRENSYKTYSTPSFKKQDTSGWERLFEGEKNSDVRESAIKETSDDSSELLTFSSRANEEDEGSSFTPEPLPSAHPAEERNTGTTFQVELNYIVAQLGTGLLLIDQQASHERILYERYIKQLKNTGGASQQCLFPQSLSLSLADYTLAMDLHEELNSLGFVIEEFGKNTLLIKGVPADVQVNNEKALFEGLLEQFNHFKSELSLDNKENLARSLAKKSSIKKGTKLKSQEMETLVGQLFACQNPNYGLSGNKTFVKLDLSKIRSFFEK; translated from the coding sequence ATGAGTGATATTATCCAACTTCTGCCGGATGCTATCGCTAACCAGATTGCCGCCGGAGAAGTAGTACAGCGTCCCTCATCTGCACTAAAGGAACTCTTGGAAAATGCTATTGATGCAGGGGCGACAGATATACAAGTGGTCATCAAGGAGGCCGGCAAAATACTCATCCAGGTCATAGACAATGGCAAAGGGATGAGCCTTACCGATGCCCGAATGTGCTTTGAACGACATGCCACTTCCAAAATCAGAAGTTCAGAAGACCTCTTTGCCATCAGGACATTTGGCTTTCGGGGCGAAGCCATGGCTTCCATCGCTGCAGTCGCTCAGGTAGAGCTCAAGACCAGGGCAATGGGAGAGGAACTTGGTACCCTGATCTGCATCGAGGGCTCGGAAGTCAAAAAACAGGAGCCTGTCGTATGTCCAGAAGGCACCTCCATTTCCGTAAAAAATCTCTTCTTCAACGTACCTGCACGGAGAAATTTTCTCAAGTCCAATCCCGTGGAGATGAAACACATCGTAGAGGAGTTTCAGCGGGTAGCCTTGGCCAATCCTGAAGTGAGCTTTAGCTTAATGCACAATGACATGGAGCTGTTCAAGCTCAGTTCGGGCAAACTCAGCCAACGGATCGTGGGAATCTTTGGAAAAAACTACCAAAGTCAGCTGGTGGCTTGTGAAGAGGACACTCCCCATGTTACCATCAAGGGCTATGTAGGCAAACCCGAAAACGCCAAAAAATCACGCGGAGAGCAGTATTTCTTCGTAAACAACCGCTATATCAAAAGCAATTACCTCAATCATGCCGTAACCAATGCCTTCGATGGACTGATGGCATCCGATCAGCATCCTTTCTATGTACTGTTCTTGGAACTGGACCCTTCCCACATCGATATCAATGTCCACCCGACCAAAACAGAAATAAAGTTTGATGATGAGCGCACCATCTACTCGGTAGTCAGGGCTGGCGTAAAGCAAGCTTTGGGAGCACACAATGTCGTTCCCACGCTGGACTTTAGCTTGGATGTGAATTTTACCGAAAACTGGAAAAACGACGAGGTAAGAAAGGACGAAGTCAGCAGGGAAAACAGCTATAAAACCTACAGCACCCCTTCCTTCAAAAAACAGGATACTTCTGGCTGGGAACGCTTGTTTGAGGGAGAAAAAAACAGTGATGTTAGGGAATCAGCCATAAAAGAAACCTCCGATGATTCATCGGAGCTGCTTACCTTCTCCAGCCGTGCCAATGAAGAAGATGAGGGGAGTAGTTTTACTCCCGAACCACTCCCTTCTGCACACCCTGCCGAGGAGCGAAATACTGGCACGACATTTCAAGTAGAGCTGAATTATATCGTAGCGCAGCTGGGCACTGGACTATTGCTGATAGACCAGCAAGCCAGCCATGAACGCATCCTGTACGAGCGCTATATCAAGCAGCTGAAAAACACCGGTGGTGCCTCACAGCAATGCCTCTTTCCTCAAAGCCTGAGCCTGAGTCTGGCCGATTATACCTTGGCCATGGACCTTCACGAGGAGCTTAATAGCTTGGGATTTGTCATAGAGGAATTTGGAAAAAACACGCTATTGATCAAGGGTGTCCCTGCAGATGTACAGGTCAACAATGAAAAAGCCTTGTTTGAAGGGCTTTTAGAACAATTCAATCACTTTAAATCCGAACTGTCCTTGGACAACAAGGAAAACTTGGCGCGGTCTTTGGCAAAGAAATCGTCGATCAAGAAGGGCACCAAGCTCAAAAGCCAAGAAATGGAGACCTTGGTCGGGCAGTTATTTGCTTGCCAAAACCCAAATTATGGGCTTTCGGGGAACAAAACCTTTGTAAAACTTGATTTAAGTAAAATACGCAGTTTTTTTGAAAAATAA
- a CDS encoding rhomboid family intramembrane serine protease, producing the protein MFRSLTPVVKNLLLINVGIYVVASFLMPQLQAWFALYYIESKFFMPFQFLTYMFMHAGIWHLISNMFGLFIFGPLLEQFLGPKKLLTLWMVCGVGAGVLYSGYTAFQMNQLNQKIETFYNNPDPEVFNQFVSDNSYMFKSSIYDLIDRFSRDPSNESYVQQAKANMNQVREYKSNIPMVGASGALFGILVAFGMLFPNTQLFLLFPPMPIKAKYLVLFYGLYTVYNIIVNNPTDNVAHFAHFSGLIIGAILVTFWKKNRTSFY; encoded by the coding sequence ATGTTTAGATCACTAACCCCCGTCGTCAAAAACCTATTGCTGATCAATGTGGGCATCTACGTAGTGGCCAGCTTTCTCATGCCGCAGCTGCAGGCATGGTTTGCACTATACTACATAGAGAGCAAATTTTTCATGCCATTTCAGTTTTTGACGTACATGTTTATGCATGCTGGTATATGGCACCTGATCAGCAATATGTTTGGACTATTTATCTTCGGTCCCTTGCTGGAGCAATTCCTTGGCCCCAAAAAGCTGCTCACCCTATGGATGGTCTGCGGCGTAGGTGCTGGTGTATTGTATTCAGGCTATACCGCCTTCCAGATGAACCAGCTGAACCAGAAAATCGAAACATTCTACAACAACCCCGACCCAGAGGTCTTTAACCAGTTTGTTTCAGACAACAGCTACATGTTCAAATCAAGCATTTATGATTTGATCGACAGATTTAGCCGTGATCCGAGCAATGAGTCTTATGTTCAGCAGGCAAAGGCCAACATGAACCAAGTAAGGGAGTATAAGTCAAATATCCCCATGGTAGGGGCTTCTGGTGCGCTGTTTGGTATCTTAGTGGCTTTTGGGATGCTGTTTCCCAATACGCAGCTGTTTTTGCTCTTCCCGCCCATGCCGATCAAGGCCAAGTACTTGGTGCTCTTTTATGGGCTCTACACCGTCTATAACATCATCGTCAATAACCCCACGGATAACGTGGCTCACTTTGCGCATTTTAGTGGTTTAATTATCGGCGCGATTTTGGTAACTTTCTGGAAAAAGAATAGAACTAGCTTTTACTGA
- a CDS encoding rhomboid family protein, whose product MYGGFWYYLKNAFNHKDNSLYKLLAINILVFLVFMVLRVFLTISGEEALYQHIISYFMMPAEVGRIITQPWSILTYMFMHEGIFHILFNMLFLYWFGLLVQEYLGSRKLANLYILGGLAGAVLYVIMYNVAPFFIEQRDVALMLGASAGVYAIVVGAATLTPDTTFHLILLGPVKIKYIAIFYVVIAFANSTGANAGGELAHLGGAALGYFYITMLRKGTDLGAPVQGVGKFFENILSGRPNVKVSYRKKNAPYKSEPLRDTETKNSKKEGTTQEEIDKILDKIADKGYDSLSKEEKRKLFEYSNK is encoded by the coding sequence ATGTACGGAGGATTCTGGTATTATTTAAAAAACGCTTTTAATCACAAGGACAACAGCCTTTACAAGTTATTGGCCATTAACATCCTTGTCTTTTTGGTATTCATGGTACTCAGGGTTTTTCTCACCATCAGTGGTGAAGAGGCACTCTACCAACACATCATAAGCTACTTTATGATGCCCGCTGAAGTGGGCAGGATCATCACACAGCCTTGGTCCATTCTCACGTACATGTTTATGCATGAAGGGATTTTCCATATCCTTTTCAATATGCTTTTCCTGTACTGGTTTGGGCTTCTGGTGCAAGAATACCTGGGCAGCAGGAAATTGGCCAACCTCTACATATTAGGTGGACTGGCGGGTGCTGTTCTCTACGTCATCATGTACAATGTAGCACCCTTCTTTATCGAACAAAGAGATGTCGCCCTGATGCTGGGAGCCAGTGCAGGAGTCTATGCCATTGTCGTAGGCGCGGCGACGCTTACCCCTGATACTACGTTTCACCTGATCCTTTTGGGACCTGTCAAGATAAAATACATTGCTATTTTCTATGTGGTCATTGCCTTTGCCAACAGTACTGGCGCCAATGCCGGTGGTGAATTGGCCCACTTGGGCGGTGCGGCCTTGGGTTATTTTTATATCACGATGCTCCGCAAAGGAACCGATTTGGGTGCTCCCGTGCAGGGAGTAGGTAAATTCTTCGAAAATATCCTCTCCGGACGACCCAATGTCAAGGTGTCCTACCGGAAGAAAAATGCACCCTACAAAAGTGAACCACTGCGTGACACTGAGACCAAAAACTCCAAGAAAGAAGGAACCACACAAGAGGAAATTGACAAAATCCTCGACAAAATAGCCGATAAAGGCTATGATAGTCTCAGCAAGGAAGAAAAAAGAAAGCTCTTTGAATACAGCAATAAGTAA
- the recQ gene encoding DNA helicase RecQ gives MITPKEVLKNFYGYDNFRGQQEAIIQSILKKQDTIVLMPTGGGKSVCYQIPAMVNEGLTLVISPLIALMKDQVDALNGIGIAAAYLNSSQSASEQRFVSEEIKSGKLKLLYVAPERLFGGAFPLTETLKATPMSLVAIDEAHCVSQWGHDFRPDYLMIGRLRQELPAVPFIALTATADKQTRADIADKLGLKKPKWFISSFDRPNITYRIVPKRNSFDKLLEFLEYHQKNSGIIYCLSRKNVEDMADRLQAAGLSALPYHAGLDRQTRASHQEKFIKDEVKIMVATIAFGMGIDKSNVRFVVHMNMPQNVESYYQETGRAGRDGLPSDALLFYSYADVMTLQRMIDTPDNPEYSEVMLGKLDKMKNFCQSNTCRRKYLLGYFGEEEQKDCGNCDRCLSKGNKQDMTMPSQMLLSAIVRLKENYGLGYCVLVLRGSKSAKIQEEHKSLSVYGVGKDKTEDFWKKLGQHLQQEGYLAEAGTQFPTLKLTTTAWEKLKNREKFLLNMEEGALEHQKKSTPYEEELFEELKRIRFGLAQKENVPPYVIFSDNTLVEMATYLPQDHEAFLQMSGVGQLKAENYEGHFVPIINAYAEEHQLKSKKKLTVNKSPTSNRSGVSKTELVTLQHLRDGLDLFEIAKEREMSLTTIEGHIAKLVRLKKISAEAFVSKDDLLNIRLFYRRQEGRFLKPIKEHFGDRYSYFQIKVAIAEEQ, from the coding sequence ATGATTACCCCAAAGGAAGTACTGAAGAATTTTTATGGATACGATAATTTTCGCGGTCAGCAAGAGGCCATTATCCAGAGCATTTTAAAGAAGCAGGACACCATCGTCCTTATGCCCACTGGTGGTGGCAAATCCGTCTGCTATCAAATCCCAGCCATGGTCAATGAGGGCCTTACGCTGGTCATTTCACCACTGATTGCCTTGATGAAAGATCAAGTCGATGCGCTCAATGGCATAGGCATCGCTGCCGCCTATCTCAATTCTTCCCAGAGTGCCAGTGAACAACGTTTTGTCTCCGAAGAAATCAAGTCAGGCAAGTTGAAGCTACTCTATGTAGCGCCAGAAAGGCTCTTTGGTGGTGCTTTTCCGCTTACTGAAACCCTCAAAGCCACCCCAATGTCCCTAGTGGCCATTGATGAAGCACACTGTGTGTCCCAGTGGGGACATGATTTCAGACCTGACTACTTGATGATTGGCCGGCTGAGACAGGAACTGCCTGCTGTGCCCTTTATAGCACTTACTGCTACAGCAGACAAGCAGACCCGGGCAGACATCGCTGATAAACTGGGGCTAAAAAAACCAAAGTGGTTTATCTCCAGCTTTGACAGACCCAATATTACCTACCGCATTGTCCCCAAAAGAAATTCGTTTGACAAGCTATTGGAGTTTTTGGAATACCACCAGAAGAATTCGGGCATCATCTACTGCCTGTCCCGTAAAAACGTCGAAGACATGGCTGATCGGCTGCAAGCTGCCGGGCTTTCTGCCTTACCTTACCATGCGGGCCTTGACAGACAGACGCGCGCCAGCCACCAAGAAAAATTCATCAAAGATGAGGTCAAAATCATGGTGGCCACCATCGCCTTTGGTATGGGGATCGACAAGTCCAATGTGCGTTTTGTGGTCCACATGAACATGCCTCAAAATGTCGAGAGCTACTATCAGGAAACTGGGCGTGCAGGTCGTGACGGACTGCCCAGTGATGCCTTGCTCTTTTACAGCTATGCGGATGTGATGACCCTCCAGCGTATGATCGACACTCCTGACAATCCGGAATATTCGGAAGTCATGCTGGGCAAGCTGGACAAAATGAAAAACTTCTGCCAATCCAACACCTGTAGGAGAAAGTACCTCTTAGGCTACTTTGGTGAGGAGGAGCAAAAGGACTGCGGCAACTGTGACCGCTGCCTGAGCAAAGGCAACAAACAAGACATGACCATGCCATCCCAGATGCTACTGTCCGCCATCGTCCGGCTCAAAGAAAATTATGGACTTGGCTATTGCGTCCTGGTACTGCGAGGATCTAAATCTGCCAAGATCCAAGAAGAGCACAAATCGCTGTCAGTATATGGCGTCGGCAAGGACAAAACCGAAGATTTTTGGAAAAAACTTGGACAACACCTCCAACAAGAAGGGTACTTGGCAGAAGCTGGCACGCAGTTTCCTACGTTAAAGCTCACTACCACAGCTTGGGAAAAACTGAAAAACAGGGAAAAATTCCTTCTCAACATGGAGGAAGGTGCGCTGGAGCATCAAAAGAAAAGTACGCCTTATGAAGAAGAACTTTTTGAAGAGCTCAAACGCATCCGTTTCGGTCTTGCCCAGAAGGAAAATGTACCACCCTATGTGATTTTTTCTGATAATACCTTGGTAGAAATGGCCACTTATCTTCCGCAAGACCATGAGGCCTTTTTACAAATGTCAGGCGTAGGGCAACTTAAGGCTGAAAATTATGAAGGCCACTTTGTCCCCATAATCAACGCTTATGCTGAAGAACACCAGCTCAAATCCAAAAAGAAACTTACTGTCAATAAAAGCCCAACAAGCAACCGCTCTGGGGTTTCCAAAACGGAACTGGTCACGCTACAACACCTTAGGGATGGCTTGGATCTATTTGAAATAGCAAAAGAACGAGAGATGAGCCTGACCACCATCGAGGGGCATATTGCCAAATTGGTTAGGCTGAAAAAAATCAGCGCAGAAGCTTTTGTATCCAAGGACGACCTGCTAAACATACGGCTATTTTACAGAAGGCAAGAAGGACGGTTCCTAAAACCCATCAAAGAACATTTTGGTGATCGCTATTCTTACTTTCAGATAAAAGTCGCCATCGCTGAAGAGCAATAA
- a CDS encoding acyl-ACP desaturase, which produces MKGTETINYELEKNLEVINQLDELVGETVDTVLLDPDDCWQPTDFLPDMTLPDALDEVKKLQERAAGIPDTIITSLIGNMITEEALPSYQTYFNLLEGINPEGSLLSERGWVRWSKAWTAEENRHGDLLNKYLYLSGRADMKKVEQTIHRLIYNGFDPKSDKDPFQAIIYTSFQERATKVSHVNTGKLAHKAGDDSLARICKTIAGDEARHEKAYKSFMSRIFEIDPNGAVLAFEKMMRKQIVMPAVLMGKGGSNPTLFDQFSAITQKIGVYTGWDYARIIDHLVKLWKIETLTGLEGPAAKAQEYLSGLAGRYMRLADRMKTPDEISLAWLK; this is translated from the coding sequence ATGAAAGGTACGGAAACCATTAATTACGAATTGGAGAAGAATCTCGAGGTGATCAATCAGCTTGATGAGTTGGTGGGAGAAACTGTGGATACTGTATTGCTAGACCCTGACGATTGCTGGCAGCCAACGGATTTTCTTCCGGATATGACCTTGCCTGATGCGCTTGATGAGGTTAAAAAACTCCAGGAACGCGCTGCAGGAATCCCTGATACCATTATCACATCCCTCATTGGGAACATGATTACCGAAGAGGCACTGCCAAGTTACCAGACTTATTTCAACCTACTGGAAGGCATTAATCCTGAAGGCAGCTTGTTGAGTGAGCGTGGTTGGGTAAGATGGTCCAAAGCCTGGACGGCAGAAGAAAACCGTCATGGTGACCTGCTGAACAAGTACCTTTACCTGTCTGGAAGGGCAGATATGAAAAAGGTAGAACAGACTATCCATAGACTCATTTACAATGGTTTCGATCCCAAATCTGACAAGGATCCTTTCCAAGCCATCATCTATACCTCTTTTCAAGAGCGTGCCACCAAGGTGAGCCACGTCAATACAGGTAAGTTAGCTCATAAGGCAGGAGACGACTCCTTGGCCAGAATCTGTAAGACGATCGCTGGCGATGAAGCGAGACATGAAAAGGCCTATAAATCTTTTATGTCCAGGATCTTTGAGATAGATCCAAATGGAGCAGTGCTGGCTTTCGAAAAAATGATGAGGAAGCAGATTGTCATGCCTGCGGTTTTGATGGGCAAAGGAGGGAGCAACCCCACACTTTTCGATCAGTTTTCAGCTATTACACAAAAAATTGGTGTATATACCGGATGGGATTATGCAAGAATTATCGATCATCTGGTGAAATTATGGAAGATCGAAACCTTGACTGGCTTAGAAGGACCAGCTGCAAAAGCGCAGGAGTACCTCTCTGGATTGGCTGGACGCTATATGAGGCTAGCTGACAGGATGAAAACCCCAGATGAAATCAGCCTTGCTTGGCTAAAGTAA